Part of the Mauremys reevesii isolate NIE-2019 linkage group 4, ASM1616193v1, whole genome shotgun sequence genome is shown below.
GGAGGAGGTTGATGTGGTCTCGTGACTTCATGGGACCACAGATGGGGCGTGCAAAAAATGAACAGATgagggggaaaagtgcagccagaacctcagacAGAGGTTCctgaggagccggaacaggggctgcaacctggtgcattCAAGGTAGGCGTGTGCCAGGTTCTCCCTCACGCCACAGAAGGGGCAGGCTTTGAGTATGGGGGTGAACCATGCCAGGTACATGCCCGTGCTCACGGCTccgtgaaggagccaccaactgatgGCCCCGGCAGACTATGGGAACAAGATGGAATATTGGCTGGGGGTAGGTAGAGCCACCATTTGGGGTCGGGGGCAGGACACGAGGATGAGGCAATGCAACGTGTGGAGCACAAGCTGGTACAGTTGGTCCCTAGGCACGGTTCGGAAGTGAACCAGCTGCAGGGTATGCAGCTGGCTTGGAGTGTGACAggatgggtgctggggggggcttGTGGAACAGGGGCCTGATAAAAAAAAGTCCGGAGGACCTAGGGTGAGGGATGGGCAGGGAGCTCCCACTCACAGGACCTGCTGCAGGAAAACGAGAGAAGTGGGCGATAAGGCTGCCACCGCCTCCGGGAGCATGCGCTGGGGCAGAAGGGTGGAGAGCCCCAGGCGCCGACTGAGCACCCGAGGGTCCACCCAGGCCCCCTgttgtagtccaggaggtctccaacCCTGGTGGTTTCTGCCAGGACCAGCCTCTAGTGCAACGAGGGAGACTCTGCCAACTGCACACAAAgttgggggttgtgtagcaggggctccatgAGGAGGTCCACCCCCCTCGATGGACCTGGTCACTGAGAACAGCTTCctggtccggaggaggtcctggtagaagaccagcAGCTCGGAGACGTCTCGTGGAAGTGTCCTCAGGTAGAGAAAAAGGAGCTGCTTGTCATATCAGAGCCCTCGGAGGTGGCGGAGGAAGGTGTGAGCCAACGTGCTCCATCCCTGACTACCTACACCCtaaaggagtctctgcagggcctggaggcggacgACATGGACCTGGCTATGAAGGCAGATCTGGCCCTGTCCTCTCTTCCAGGGAAAGGCTCAGGACCCCCTGCAGAGACCCGTTGCAGTCCCGGCCAGAAAAACTCCAGGGCTGTGCTCTGGAGCTGGGCCAGGATCCCCAggtgccagagcatggacaggactagctaGTTCAGCACCAGTGTCCTCTCTCGCAGGGAGAGACTCCGGAGGAATCCCATCCATCTCCGCAGCTGCTCACCCACCCTGGCCGCCACATCCCTCCAGCTCTCTGACTGACaaggatgcgtggcagaaagctAGACACCGAGATAGAGCAGTGGACCCGCGCGCCACTGGATGGTTTGAAGCacaggtgggagggagctcgcctgccacccgtcccagGCCccgaggccagagctcttgacccatgAGGAGGGCACCGAGtagatggcctggcaagcctTCACCTGAACCaggtcgcccgggtcctggactaCAAGGAGCACGTCGGCGGCGTACGCCAACAGGACCAGCTGCACCTGACCGGCTCGGCCAGTGTCCAGTTGAGCCGGACCAGACATTCCCCACAGGAGCTAAAAAGCTTCCTTCTTAATCAAGGCTGGCGCAGGTTCATCAGCTGCTGTATGGGCCAGTTACCAGTAGAGGGGGCCAGTGTGCTGCACTGAGCAGATGGGGGTCACACTTATTTGAAAACCTAAACATtggcagggaggggtgttgggGGGAGTGTCTGTCAGTGGAGATGGGGCATCTCTTTCTCAAAGCCCCACTCCAGTTCAGCTAGGAGTtttggggctggaggcagaaatCAGTGTGGGAGATTCTCTGGCCTCTAAATGTTTTTTACACCCAGAACACAAGAACTGGCTCCAAAGCATGCTGGGTTGAGGGGATCCAGCGGAGGAATGAACAGCCAGAGGGGACTGAGTGAATGCAGAGTGTGAACGGCTCCAGGACATGCTGCCAAACCTTCCTCTGTGAAAAGGCCTTTACACCAGAAGAATGATACTTGTAACTCTGACCCCCTCTATTCAATGAGCGCGAGCTGGCCCTCCTATCCCCAAATCCCAACACTAACCCTCTTTCTGCCCAATAAACCCCAGAACCTTGTGACATCTGTTGGCCTTTCTGCAGCATTAAAAATAGACCATTTCCCCTCCTTTTCGTTGCTGCTCCAGGACAGTACTTTGCCATTCATCCCATGGCTCCTTCGGAGCCTCTCGTGAAGTACCTGGGACAAAGCCTTGTTAAAAGTTCAAAGAAACGATGTCCACTACTTCTCCTTTAGTCACTATTTTATTGACACACTCGAAGAATTCTAGCAGGTTAGTGAGGCAGGGTTTCCCCATGGGGAGGCCGTGCTGGTTAGATACTAGCATATATCACTATCTTCCAGCTGTTTGGTAACTCTATTTTTGTGTATTGTTTCAACCAGATTTAACAGATAGGGAGAGGTAGGGCTCATGGATCTGTAATTCCCGCGATCGCCCCGAACAGCTTTGGTAAAATCACTTGCAAAAGACGCACATAAAAGAGTCTTTCGCCACCACGCTCTGCATTGATGTAGGGATTTCTAGCCGAGGAACTCAAAAGCTCTTTACTCATAGATGAATCCTCACTAGCCCAGATGGACATGGAGAGGGGAAGTCAGTGGAAGGGCtgcagagagaacccaggagtccgggctgccAGGCTCCAGGCCTAATCACAAAGATGCTGCCTAGATTATCGTGTTAGAAAACAACAGCTTTTCCCAGAAAGCGCCTCGTGCTTAGTGAGGTTGTCTGCGTATCTGCCCGAGAGCAGAAGGAACGAATATCATTCCCTGCCTGTGTCTGCGCTACAATATTTTGCCTAGCCTAGGTGCTCTCATTATAACTGCACATTAGTGAGGGGAGCGCTTTCAAAACTGGGACTGCCAGACTGTTTCGAACCTGGGATTCCTCTGGCCCAGTGGCTTATCTCTGACACGGGGCTGGCACCTGATGCTGCAGAAGAAAGTGAGAGGAACCATGTTTGGGATCATCTACCCACATGAATGTCTCACCCTAAATCCTAATAGCTAGAGATCACCTTAAACCTTGGATcctgaggtttaatatccctttcaAACCCACTTCTTTATCATTTACTATCATACAGGTCTTGTTATCCACATAAAcatccagtccctctttgaatctgGCTAAGTTCTCAGCGACAGCAGCATCCTGTGGCACAATCCAGTAGCATACTGTGTGGAAGAGTCCTGAGGAATTGGTGGAGGGCTGGAACCCAGTTTTGCAAAAGGACAAAGATGGACATGCAGGTGAGGGACCAGCTGGAAAAGGAGGCTAGGCACAAAGATCAGGAATTTGAAGAGCTTAAAAGTCTCTAGTTTCCCTCTATAGCGCTTTGAATAGAGGACGAGGCTCTCAGTCTTTGACAGCCTGGTGATTAGGGCTTTGCTGACTTCCTGAGCCAATCGTGGGTTTGAAGCTTGTGGAAACTGTCCACTTCTTCCCACAATTACTTGCCTCCTTAGCTCCTTTCTGATTTAAAACAGCACCTCACCTTTCACCCTGTGGTTAACAAAATTACTTAGCAGTCTTCTTAGTCATTAGATCCAAAGCACAATCTCTCATTTTCCCCTCCTTCTTAATAACAAAACTCCAGAGGAGTCAGCAAAATGAGGTTAGTTCCAGTGTCAAAGATTTGCTAAAGATGAGAGTTGTACAATGGTCACTCAACAGAGAGTGAAATCTCAGCCACTTGAGATATGCAGAACAAGGCTGGGCCAATACACTGGTTGGTCAGTCCTGCATTGCATGGGGAGGCAATGGAAAGCAGTACATGTAAGTGATGTAAACCAGAGACTGTCGTtgactgtgtctgtgcagcaccggGTGTGACAGGGCCTGATCTCCGTCACTgcgtgtctgtgcagcgcccgagACAACTGGCCCCTGATCTTGATCACtgcgtgtctgtgcagcacccggcatgACGGggcctgatctcggtcactgcgcgtctgtgcagcacccagcacaactgGCCCCTGATCTCGATCACtgcgtgtctgtgcagcacccggcacgacTGGCCCTTGATCTCAGTCACTgcgtgtctgtgcagcgcccggcctgacagggcctgatctcagtcactGCGCGTCTGTGCAGCACCGGGTGTGACAGGACCCTGATCACAGTCACTgcgtgtctgtgcagcgcccggcctgACGGGGCCTGATCACAGTCACTGCgcgtctgtgcagcgcccggcacgactgGCCCTTGATCTCGATCactatgtgtctgtgcagcacctggcatgacAGAGCCTGATCTTGGTTTGCCTCCATGTGCCATGACTGGATCCTGCTTCCCTGATGGAAGGGATCAACCAGGGCCACCCTGATGCAAGATAGGCTGGGATCTCCAGCATGTCCATGGGGTGTCCTGGTGGTCTCCATATTGGGTCCCCTAGctcagaggggagaagggggaagcagggaggggtCCCAGTGTTGCCCTGGCTCCTGGGGATCCCCATATGGGGTCCATAACTGGAGATGGGGCTTGGTGATCCCTGTATGGGGGGAATCCCAGCTCAGGTGGGCCCGCAGAGTCCCAATACAGGGCCCCCGGCTCAGGTAGGTCCCAGCACAGCTCCCCTAACTGAGATGCGTCCTCTGATGTTTGCTGAAAGCTGAGCTCCAGCAAAAGCTCTTGCCACACTGGCCGCACTGGTAGGGACGCTCGCCGGTGTGGGTGTTCTGGTGCTCCAGCAGGTTGGCGCTCTGGCGGAAGCTCTTGCCGCACTGGGGGCAGCGGTAGGGGCGCTCACCAGTGTGGGTGCGCCGGTGCTTGATGAGGTGGGAGTTCTGGCAGAAGCTTTTGCCACACTGGGGGCAGGTGTAAGGGCGCTCGccggtgtgggtgcgctggtgctGGATCAAGTTGGAGCTCTGCCGGAAGCCTTTGCCGCACTCGGTGCAGCGgtagggccgctccccggtgtgggtGATCTGGTGCTTGGCCAGATAGGAGCCCAGGGCGAAGCTCTTGCCGCAGATGCCGCAGCGGTGGAGCTTCTGGCCGGCGTGCGTGCGCCGGTGCTCCGCCAGATTGGAGCTCTGGCTGAAGATCTTGCCGCACTCAGGACACTTGTAGGGTTTTTCGCCGGTGTGAGTCACCTGGTGCCGCAGCAGCTTGGAGCTCTGGCCGAAACTCTTGCCGCACTCGGGGCACTTGTATGGCTTCTCAGCCATGCGGCAGCTGCGGCGGTGCTCAGCCAGCCGGCAGCTCCACAGGAAGCTCAGGCCGCACTGCGGGCAGCGGAAGGGTTGCTCTCGCTGGTGGTGTCGCAGGCCGGCACTCTGGGCATAGCCCTTGCCGCACTCTGAGCACTTGAACGGCTTCTCCTCCCCGTCGGCGCTGTGCCGGGTGCGCCGGTGCCGGGCCAGCTTGGCGCTCTCCAGGAAGCACTCCCCACAGTCGGAGCAGGTGAAGGCCTCGTCGCCAGCGTGGGTGCGCTGGTGCACCAGCAGCGTGGCATTTTGGTGGAAAGCCtccccgcactcagagcatcggTAGGGCTTCTCAGCACCGTGCTGGCTGGCCCGATGGGCAGCCAGGGCGGCGCTCCAGCCAaagccctccccgcactccccacAGCGGTAGGGGCCTTGGCCGCCGGTGTGCGTGCGCTGGTGTTTGGCCAGGTCCGAGCTGACCACAAAGCTGCGTCCACACTCCAGGCAGTGGTACGGCTTCTCACCGGTGTGGGTGCGGCGGTGGGTCACCAGTGTGGACTTGCGGCCGAAGCTGCGCCCGCACTCGTCGCAGCGgtagggccgctccccggtgtgggtgcgctggtggTGCACCAGCGTGGAGCTCTGGCTGAAGCGGGCGCCGCACTGGTGGCAGCGGAAAGGCTTCTCGCcggtgtggatgcgctggtgctCCAGCAGGGTGGAGCCACGGCTGAATTTCTTCCCGCACTCCGGACAGCTGTGGGGCTTTTCGCCAGCATGAGATTTCTGGTGCTCCAGCAGCGATGAGCTCCAGGTGAAGGCTTTGCCACACTGGTGGCAGCGgtagggccgctccccggtgtggacCCGCTGGTGTTTGATcaggttggagctctgggcaaACCCCTTGCCACACTCAGAGCACCGGAACGGCTTATCCTCTGCATCGCAGGCCTGCTCACCCGCACCTGCATCACGCCATCTACCCTGTGGCCGCTCAGAGCTCCCACAGGAATCGTCCCCTTCGGAGTGGGCTGAGAATGGCCCTTCTGGCTCCCCATCATCGTCATCCTGCTCCTGCACATCATCAGCCTCCTCGTCCTCACTCAGGGCCCCGTCATCTGGCAGAAGGAAAAGAGAGGGAATCCAGACACACGTCAGTCACGCCAAGGGGAGGAAGTATCTAATGGGGAGGGACCTGCACTGAGAGTCATAGGTGTCAAGGCCAGAACACATTGTGCCCATCCAGCCCGGCCTCCTGCCTCACCCAGGCCAGAGCATCTCCCCCAAAcattcctgcctccagcccagtaACTCCTGGCTGAGCTAGAGCGGAGCTTGGAGGAAGACACCTCTGGGGTTGGTCGGTAATTTTAAAGGTGCAGACCCAGGGCTCCCAGGGCTCCCAGGCTCCCTGGAGGAGCTGGCAGCTACTGCAGTACAAAGagtaaataaaaaaaaggggTCACGCAATGTAAGTGAAAGCCAGCAAATTATAGACCTTTTTCCCCGTGGTGTATAAACAGCTCATAGAACTCATTGCTACCAGATGTAGTGGAGGCTGAAAGCTTAGCAGGACTCAGAGCAGGGCTGTCTGTCTGTGTGGATAACAGGAACATCCAGAGCTACTTAATGCTAACGGCTTGAGCcgatctctaactattagagaccaCGATGGGATCTAACATGGCAGCAGATTAGCCCCAGTCTGCTACTGCAGGTTctcccaccttcccctgcagcatctggtgcAGGCCGCTGTCGGTGACGGGAGACTGGGCTATGCAGACCTGGGAGCTGATCCAGTCTGGCGACTCCCTATGGTCCTGCTCCCACCTGTTCCCACCTCACCTGTCAGGACAACTCTCAGCTCCTCCCGCTCATCTGAGTCGGCGTCACATAGCTCCTCCCCTCGCTCCATCCACGAGAACTCGGCCGAGTGCGCCAGCGGGAAGCTTGGGCATGGGAAAAGAAGACAGGAGACGGCCATTAGCATGGGTGAGACCTTGAAACCACCCTGTCACAGGGCAGCTGCCTCTTTAAAGGGAGATGGGTCTTGGCCGCACACAACtgtcccgggggtgggggaggaggaatggaAAAGGCCATGTGACCCGATGAGGCCTCTGGGGCAGATAAGGAAGAAGCCTGGGAGAGTCAAAGCGGGAAGGCATGGGAGGGGAATTGGCAGGGCTGCAAGCAGTGAgaaggctgctgctgcaggggacaCAGGTGGAGAAAAGACTCCAGCTCGGTAAGGGGGACTCCAGGCAgaactgggagtggctggatGAAGAGTCGGGAAGGATGGATGTATATAAACCTCAAAATATATCAGCTTCCGACAGACTCTTAGGGCTTTATTTTGCAGCCGTTTCTTATAACAAGCCAGCCCAATATGGGAGTTACTGGTTACGAGAAAGCCTCTGAGAAATGACTGAGGAAAGAGAAACTATGGCTGCAGGGCCACCCCATGCCTCAAGGGGGAGCTGTGGAGGCAGAGCCCGTTACATCCCCCTACAACGCAGCCTGAtcctttattattattgtaatttgCGTTATAGTcgcacacagcccctgcccggAAGAGCTTACAGACAAAGGGCAGGACAAGACACTAGGCACAGAGccgggaagtgacttgcctaaggtcacccagcaaaccaGTTTTAGAGCTGGGAATGAACCCGGGTGTCGTGTCCCAGTCCAGCACGCTAGTCGTTAGACCCCAGTGACTCTCAGTGCTGCACATCATGGATGCTCCACCCTGCACGGGGCCCCAGTTATTTCGAAGCAGGAATCCACACAGGTGTAAGGGTCAGATCACATGATCAGGCCCCACACACGTAGTTAGAACCTTTCCTCTGTGACTCAGGCTTCAGCTACATCGGGGGTTAAGCAGCAATTCCAGCCCTGGTGCAAATCTCCCATGTAAACAGGGGAACAAGTTGTTTCCATAAACCACCAAGATTTGTATCGGTTTAACTCTGCTTCCGAGCAGGCTCCATCAGTGCAAACACAGGGCCACTGTCTACACAGGATGAGGGGCAGATCGTGCGCTTCACAGCAAGTGCCTTACAATGAGCATTCGATCCCTGAGCTGGGAGGCTGCTTTGGCCTGGCCCTACGGTTAAAGATGACTGAAGAGATTCTGGCTCTTCAAATCCACGCCCTGAACAAGGTAGCACCGACCAGCCCCTTTGCATGGTTCCCACGCAGCTTGCGGCACTGGAACAAGGAACAAATCGCAGAGACCGGGACGGGGGAAGAACAAATCGCTGGCTGTAAATAAGTTGGCCCATAATTCTGCCAACCCAAAGAGTTCAAAAATGacgagtcaggcccccaaaatacCAGAGCATCTTAAAAATGGgattattttgatattttttttaattccgcTTTTTAAACCTTTAGGAACCCAACCCCACAAATGACAAGGGCTGGAAATATACTCTCCCCCCAatataaaagctgagattctcccataAATACATGGACCCAGTTGCTGGGGctttaaggggaaaaacagttaaatATTATCACGAAGTTCATAGTAGAAAACCCACCAGAGCTGGCAACACTTATTTGATGCAAATAAATTGGCCCAGCTACAGTACATAGGGATTACTGGTGTGTCTAGCCCAGACTCTCCTCTGTGACAATGCCCAGGCCTTGATActgcagaagaaggtgcaagaaactccaCCCTTTATAGATTCATAAAATTTAAGGCCAGCAGAGCCCATCGTGCCCATCCAGTCCAGGCTCCTGCCTAACCCAGGCAGAGAATCTCCCCCAGTGATTCCTGCCTCTGGCCCAGTAACTCCTGGCTGAGCTAGAGTGGAGCGTTGAGAGACAGACACCCCATCTCCCCATCTCCACTGATGGAAAATCCATCCCGTCCCTAGGGGAGCTGTTCCAACCATTAACTCTCCTCCTTATATTCTTAGCCTGAATTAGTCTCCCTTCAGCTCCCAGCTATTGGATCTGGAGGTTGAAGAGTCCTCTGCCCTCAGAAATCCCCTCCCTGTGTACTTAAAGACTGGGATCAAGTCAGCTCTTAACTGTCTCTGAGTAACCTGAATACATGGAGCACCACTAGTCTCTTCATGGACAACCGGTTTTCCAGACCgtgaatcattcttgtggctcttttctgaaccgtAACAATTTCCCAGCATCCCTTCTGAAGCGTGGGCACAGTATCCAAGACCGGTCTGAGCAACGCCATAGAAAGAGGTGCTCGATATTCCCCTGCTGACATAACCAGAGATCAAGTTTGCCCTTTCAGTACAGCATTACTGGGATCTCCTCTGCCGGATGTTTTCACCCATCCTTTctagagtcactgctttccaggacacAGGTTCCCATCCCGGATGTGTGACCCATATTCTTCGTTCCCATGTGTGACTATGCATTTGGCTGGGTTCCAACACACATTGTTCAAATcagcccagcttaccaagcaacaTGGGTCTTTCTGTGTCCCCACCACTAGCTGCCACTCCCACCTATCCTTCTGTCGTCTACACATTTTGTCAGCAGTGATTTTTATATCTTCTTTATGATTCATGTTGCAGTTAGCGTTTCAGTTAGAGGACACAGGGACAGACACCTCCACTCCTTGCTAATAATGGAGAGCACAAGCAGATTGCGTAAAGATGTCCATATTATCATTATACTGTGGGTGCCTGTCCAGCACCCACAATTGGAGGCGGGTTTTCCAGATACTTAAGTCAATGGTTAAATTTCCTAGAGCACTAAGcacacagcagctcccactgagaacagttaACCCAGAGTCCCCCTGGCCCTAGCATTTTGCTGGTATGTCATCTGTACTTCACTGTGCGCCTGGTGTGTCCAGTTAGACTGtaggcgcttcagggcagggactctcactgtgtgtctgtgcagcgcccagcacgaCTGTGTCTCGTACTCGGTCACTGTGTCAGCCCGCAACGTGTCTGGCctaacagggccctgatctcggccactgcgtgtctgtgcagcgcccagcaacGTGCCTGGCctaacagggccctgatctcggccactgcgtgtctgtgcagcgcccagcacgaCTGGTCCCCATATATGGTCACTGTGTCCCTGTGCATGACAGGGCCCAATCTCAGCGGAGATTTAGACTAGCCTGTAATACAACTATATAACAACAAAAAGATTGGCTCTTGCCTCTAAACGGTCTGCAGGGGCCTCACAGATTATTCATATTTACTACTGATATCATAATAGCATCAAGAGACCataactgagatcagggtcctGTCACTGCTAGCACTGCCCAGACTTGGAATCTCTGGTCCAATAAGGGCTTCCCGTGTAACCAGCCAAAATCATTCTCCTCATTTTACTGTTGGAGAAACTCAGGCCCAGGCAGAGTCcgtgacttgtctgaggtcacccAGAAAGCATGTGGGAGCAGGAACTGAACACAAGTCTCCATAGTCCCAGGCCTAGACCTTCACCCCAAGGCCCCGCTGGCAGAGCAGTAAGACCATCACGTTCTCGGTCCTATAAAGGGCAAATGGGCTTGGGCCATTACCTCTCCTCGCTGGGATCCTCCAGTGGAAAGGGGCCATTGCTCTCAGTATCGACCAGAAAGTCAGGGTACGTCACAGACTCCACCTAAGACAGGAGAGACAAGGGAGTGTGGAGGGATTTACACTGGCCTGGTGGGACGGGGCAGCCCAGCTGAGATGTCCCACTGAGCCAGCTCCTCAGAGAGAAAGAGGTCGCTCCCAGCTCCAAGAGCCTCTGTGCTGGAAAGGCCCACGCACGCCACGGGCCCTTGCCCCACAGGGAAAGCGCACACACAGGGTCCAGGGTAAATatcacatgcacatacacacagaccCTTCCTCCAGTGTGGAAGGACCACACACACAAGCATCCTGGGATATGTTACACACactggggtctggggcaaatcaCGCACacctgcacagacacacatataCTGGCATCTGGAGCacatcacacaaacacacacacacacacacacacggatgtgcgcacacacacacacacacacacacacacacacacacacacacaggtcccaAGGTAAATCACACACATTGGAGTCCAGGGGGTAAACGACACAGGCATGTGTGCACACTGTGGTCCCAGAAGTAAATCACACAGGTGCGTGCACACATGGGTCCCAGGAATacatcacacacatacacaagggTCCCAGGAGTAAATCATACATACACACAGCGTCTCTCTCTTTTACACGCACACACCACACACATGGCAGTCTCAGGGGAAATCAtgcatgcacagacacacacactagGGTCTGGGGTAAATCACACAGGCACAGGGGCACACATGTCCCAGGGGTCTATCACAGACACGcactggatctctctctctcacatacacacaaacacatacaggTGCAGGGGGCacagcacagacacacacaagggtCCTGGAGGCAAATAACGCTCTTTCACACACAGAGGCTTACAGGGGCAAATCCCtctgttgcacacatacacaggagtcctgggggcaAATCACACACACGGGTCCTGGGGGCAcacaacagacacacacacacacacaggggtcctgggggcacggcacagacacacacagacacacactggggtcctgggggcacagacacacacacacacacacagacacgggTCCtaggggcacacacacacaggggtcctgggggcacacacacacacagacacacacaggggtcctgggggcacacacacacactggggttTACAGGGGCAACTCTCTCTCTGGCGCGCGCacgctggtgtggggctgggggcacgcGGGGAGCAGGCGGGTCctgtcccccgtccccccccccacgccccttcCACAGGCCCCGGCCCCGGGCAGCGCGACAGGCCCCAGCAGGCCGCAGGGCCAAGCCAGCCCCGGCCCCTTGGTCCGGCCGCGCCGCCGCTCTCGCCTCGCCCCGCGgcctccccgccccgccgcgcCCCGGAGCCCGGGGCGTTCCCCGCCCCGCCGCGGAGCCGGGCCCGGGGCACGAACCTGGCTGGAACAGAAGCGCGGgggtggcctggcctggcccccacccagGCCGATCCCTCGGTGCACCGAGTGCGGGGGGGGTCTCCGCAGCTTCCCCGCTACAGCCCCGCACCCCGATCCCGCTGCACATGGGGCCCCGGTGCACTCAAATCGGGGTGTCCGagtcctcctgcccccccccccatacggGCCCCTCCCTGGGGCACTGCACCCAGGTGCTGAGCTCGTGGCATCTCGCCCCGCTCCCTGCACCTGGGTGCTGAGTGCGTGGGACTCACCTTCTCCATATCCCCCGTGCTCAGCGCCAGGGCCTGCGGGGGTTAAAATCCACAGAcaatgctggggctgggaggaagggggctgtggggggcgggggggtgagggaagaggctcctcctccccgCTCATGCCATTGGCAGATCTCCCGGCCCCATCAGGAGCAGGCAGAGCGATTGATTTGCCTGCGTAGCGTGGGTCTGCTCCAATGCCCCATTGCCCAGGCTTCTTCCGTGCCCCCCACGTTTCTGGGCGATCAGTGCGTCCCCAGTGCCCGTGTGAGACGCTGTCTCCTCCCAGTCAATAACTGGGATACTGGGTGGGGACACCCATTTCCAGCTccgccactgacctgctgtgtgaccttggacatgtcacttcccctctttgtgcctccatttcccctcccactcctttGTCTGGCTGGTCTATGTACAgcgtaaactcttcagggcagggattgccaGGCCTAGCGCCTCTAGGCACTTCCGCAATACAACCCACCGCTGCCTTCTGCACTGTCCCCAGGCTCAATCACGCCAGTGGCTTCTCTATGAGCCCTTCCAGGCTGTTTGTTAGCTAGAGCTGTCTGGCTGAATTTAATTAACACCTGCCAAAGCAAAGCAAACCTGGAGTTAATTAGATGGAGCTCCATAATTCCAAGTGTCATTGCACCTTTAAAATGTAGTCT
Proteins encoded:
- the LOC120403150 gene encoding zinc finger protein 271-like isoform X1 — protein: MSKVTQQVESVTYPDFLVDTESNGPFPLEDPSEESFPLAHSAEFSWMERGEELCDADSDEREELRVVLTDDGALSEDEEADDVQEQDDDDGEPEGPFSAHSEGDDSCGSSERPQGRWRDAGAGEQACDAEDKPFRCSECGKGFAQSSNLIKHQRVHTGERPYRCHQCGKAFTWSSSLLEHQKSHAGEKPHSCPECGKKFSRGSTLLEHQRIHTGEKPFRCHQCGARFSQSSTLVHHQRTHTGERPYRCDECGRSFGRKSTLVTHRRTHTGEKPYHCLECGRSFVVSSDLAKHQRTHTGGQGPYRCGECGEGFGWSAALAAHRASQHGAEKPYRCSECGEAFHQNATLLVHQRTHAGDEAFTCSDCGECFLESAKLARHRRTRHSADGEEKPFKCSECGKGYAQSAGLRHHQREQPFRCPQCGLSFLWSCRLAEHRRSCRMAEKPYKCPECGKSFGQSSKLLRHQVTHTGEKPYKCPECGKIFSQSSNLAEHRRTHAGQKLHRCGICGKSFALGSYLAKHQITHTGERPYRCTECGKGFRQSSNLIQHQRTHTGERPYTCPQCGKSFCQNSHLIKHRRTHTGERPYRCPQCGKSFRQSANLLEHQNTHTGERPYQCGQCGKSFCWSSAFSKHQRTHLS
- the LOC120403150 gene encoding zinc finger protein 271-like isoform X2, coding for MEKVESVTYPDFLVDTESNGPFPLEDPSEESFPLAHSAEFSWMERGEELCDADSDEREELRVVLTDDGALSEDEEADDVQEQDDDDGEPEGPFSAHSEGDDSCGSSERPQGRWRDAGAGEQACDAEDKPFRCSECGKGFAQSSNLIKHQRVHTGERPYRCHQCGKAFTWSSSLLEHQKSHAGEKPHSCPECGKKFSRGSTLLEHQRIHTGEKPFRCHQCGARFSQSSTLVHHQRTHTGERPYRCDECGRSFGRKSTLVTHRRTHTGEKPYHCLECGRSFVVSSDLAKHQRTHTGGQGPYRCGECGEGFGWSAALAAHRASQHGAEKPYRCSECGEAFHQNATLLVHQRTHAGDEAFTCSDCGECFLESAKLARHRRTRHSADGEEKPFKCSECGKGYAQSAGLRHHQREQPFRCPQCGLSFLWSCRLAEHRRSCRMAEKPYKCPECGKSFGQSSKLLRHQVTHTGEKPYKCPECGKIFSQSSNLAEHRRTHAGQKLHRCGICGKSFALGSYLAKHQITHTGERPYRCTECGKGFRQSSNLIQHQRTHTGERPYTCPQCGKSFCQNSHLIKHRRTHTGERPYRCPQCGKSFRQSANLLEHQNTHTGERPYQCGQCGKSFCWSSAFSKHQRTHLS